ATCCGAACTGAAGGGGTATAAAGTAGATCAGAACCTGGTAATTGGAGCCGGTAACAGTCTCACTGAAATGATGGAGATATTTGACACCGTCTCTTCCTACGAAAACTTTTCATACTTGAAAAAGCTGCATAAACATATGGACTATGTTGCACACATCCCTGTGAGAAATGTAAGTATAAACAGATGGCACGGAACGTCTCACGACTTAGTAAACGTGACTTTATTCACACGAGTCACGTTTACTAAGTCTGAATATAGTCACTATGCTctgaaataaatgattataattagatgAATTCAATCTTCATTAGCAATTAATGCGTTAGCTAGTGATAACATTTACTTGAACTTTTGTGAAACAggatttaaatattctttatgcAACTGAgtgatactggtggtaggttgcTCATAATCGGTGTTGTCTTAAAAATGATTTGTCGAGAGGTAGAATTAGATATAACTAAATTTATCGGACCGCCGAGTTGATGAGAAAAGCAAGGTCGCAATGTTATTGTTACTTGGACTAAAATATACACCAGTAGGTCCAGAGAATTTCGTGGTGTATAAGataccttttaaaaatttaatttcaggtGGGATCAATTGCTGGAAATCTCTGCATCAAACACACTTACAATCAATTCTCTTCCgatgtgtatttaatatttgcaatGGCCGGCGCTCAGCTAACTATTCGTAAGTAtggtgaaataattataataatcattacagacagagagagtacttgCAAGATGTCTAAACCCCAATAAGAGTAATGTATTTTGAAGGGTCCTCTACGTGTCGGATCCATTTCCCCACGCAAGTCTttcaaaaggaccggcctttatgccgtgatttcccgcaggaaagatacaacataataataatgtaaaaatgtattgctCAAATTGAAGACATTTACTAatccaaaattataattagcataTCACTGGTAtactagataataaataaaatattttgttataagctCATggctgtaaataatataatgcgcCCGAGAAGGATTGGTGCTGGCATCTTCTCGAGCGATTTGGGTCCAGCCTCTTCTGACCCTTAGAAAGACTCTGCCACTCGACAAACCACTATTTTACCATTACAGAGAGGTCTAAGGTATCATAAGAATTGTCGGAGACCTCTGTTCAGTAGATGTTCATGAACTATTTAGATGGAATTTTTAAAGAATAAGTACATCGATTTAAAAGGACAGGGTTTTCATAGGCAATGTGTTTTCAGAGAGCATGTACCTCGGCAAGGAAGTGGTTACAATGGAGAAGTTCTTGAAGACTTCCATGGAGGGGAAAGTCATATTGAACGTGATGCTGCCACCGCTCTCCGACGAGTACCTAATTGAGACTTACAAGGTGGATTTCATGACTAATTACAcgctatgtttagttaaaatataaatgttatctgTGCTGGCAGCCTCTGCGGTGTGTGATCTGTTCCTTGGAAAACTGAAGACGTCAGCATTAATTTTAGTCATTTAAGTTTTGAACATATTGATAATTTAGATCGACGTTCACAATAATACGACATTTCATACCTAATTTTCTGAATATAGATTACTAGcatttgcccgcggctccgcccgcgttatacagtttttcaggctaaagttatccgttataaaagtagtagtttcccgggagcctctcaaactgtctccataccaaatttcatcttaatacgttgggtagtttttgagtttaacacgttcaggcagacagatgcagcgggggagtttgttttataatatatttttagaacttttaagaggaataatcccgtcatacatcattgttgcataactttaaccgtttacgcagcgcacgcaacggaagctctcaaaactaataatttttccccgtttttgcaacatgtttcattactgctccgctccgattggtcatagcgtgatgatatatagcctatagcactccaggaacaaagggctatccaacacaaaaagatatttcagttcaaacacggtagttcctgagattagccattactgctccgctcctattagtcatagcgtgatgatatatagcctatagcactccaggaacaaagtgctatccaacacaaaaatatttttttcagatcgatctgatagttcctgagattagccattactgctccgctcctattggtcatagcgtgatgatatataccccatagtactcgacgaacaaagaactatccaacacaaaaatattgtttcagtttgaaccggtagttcctgagattagccattactgctccgctcctattggtcatagcgtgatgatatatagcctatagcactacactaataaagagctatccaacacaaaaagaatttttcagttcgaaccggtagttcctgagattagtcattactgctccgctcctattggtcatagcgtgatgatatatagcctatagcactccacgaataaagggctatccaacacaaaagaatttttcagtttggaccggtagttcctgagattagccattactgccccgctcctattgggtatagcgtgatgatatatagcctatagcactccacgaacaaagggctatccaacgcaaaaagaatttttcaatttggactggtagttcctgagattagcgcgttcaaacaaacaaacaaacaaacaaacaaacaaacaaacaaacaaacaaacaaacaaacaaacaaactcttcagctttatataatagtatagatatgcatatcgttcatttatattattcatcttGAATTTCGGGCTCGTTATATTTTCGTGTGAGAAAGTTATTTAAAGGcaaatttagtttaaaagaaataaaaacgtaTGTAATTTGCCAATTTGTAAATTgccaaaaagttttaaatttaatcaagaACTTGATCTGTTATTGCATTGATATTTATTGATGCCTAATTCCTATAATCTTGTTGATTCATAACAacaatggaccaatcagaataatgtttgtttgttgtttttgttaccATTAAAGCATAGTTAATGGTTGAGATTATTTATTAGCATCTGCCTTTAGCCTTCCCTTCAAACAAACCCAGAAACTATTACATATTTGACTGCATTATAAGGATTATATTGCAAAGTTCTTCGATGACgtgttactatattttttatccaggTAATGAGCCGTTTCCAAGCCGTCCACGCCATCGTCAACGCTGCCTTCCTTTACAAATTGACGAGCGACAACATCGTCTCCGAAACCAGGATCCTGTACGGAAGCATCACGACTGACTTTAATCGGGCTTATGAAACTGAGAAATACCTGATCGGAAAGTCATTATTTACCAACGAGACGCTGCAAGGAGCACTTGCGGTGCTCGATGGAGAGCTGAAGCCGACTGAGAGCCCGCCGGAACCCTCCGCGGACTTGAGGAAGAAATTGGCCATGAGATTATTCTACAAGGTAAGGTTTATTGGTAGAAATTCATTGACTTAAAGTCGATATTAGTTTCATATACTTTgcaattgataaaaatattttaatatattaacacacaattttgaattatttagtcTGTAGTATCTACGATAAAAACCACTACAATCCAAAAGTATAAAACTTTGCACACACAAGCAATAGATTCTTCTATCAAttcatgttttatgtttatacgcatattaaatattttttttaactcgtgcttaatttaaattgaatatcgtTCTTGTATACTTAGCATAGCTGGGAATTTAAATTAGGCACCGATTGTGTCGTAAATATATCACTATTtacattactggtggtaggactctcatatgtgagagtctgtctGGTAGGTACAACCGCTATgactatttttgccgccaagcagcagtgtgtagccacggttgtgttccagtttgaaggacattgtagccagtgtaattactggacgtaataagacttaacatttcatgtcttaggatggtgaacgcagtagaataccaaaccaatactttgtaattcaaggtgttggatggtgcttctactgtttatgggcgatcgtatcgcttaccatcaggcgaacggcaagctcgtcaagtcattcaaagcataaaaAACTATGACATCATTTTTTCAGAGTCTTCTCTCTCTGTGCCCTTCAACTACATTGCACCCGAGGTACTTGTCCGGCGCCACCAAACTGCGTGACAGCCGTCCTGTCTCACAGGCGATGCAGAAATACGACACTGACAAGTCTCTGTACCCTCTTAACGAGCCGATTATGAAGATCGAGGCGATGGTGAGTTAGACATCAATCAAGTAAtggatataagtatataaattaacttCATTATTGCCAAGtgaaagtataataaattatcgattGCATGTCGCGTAACTTCAAGTTTCCGTAGTTAgtgttatcaatatttttaatatacttgaTTCAACACATACAAATTGCGCCTTCATTcctgaaggagtaggcagaggtgaaaccAGACAACTCACATTTCGCTTTGTGTgtttatatctataatgtaatagggggcgagtttaccgacacaaattctagactccggcttgatactgagcaggaaaactcAATATAACTCTGGCTGACCCGGGTTTTGAATCTGGTACCTCAGTCATGTAATAGTATCGCGCACAAATACAGttacgccaccaaagcagtcattgatataacaatattttgtaattaggttTTGGTTATAGAAGGTATTCAACTGTtctatatttatgttacttcacaatgttaatatttttaatataactgttGCACTATATTCTATCTTGTATACAGATCCAATGTTCCGGTGAAGCCCAGTACACTGACGACATCCCTCGGTTCCACAACGAGGTGTATGCCTCCTTGGTCCTGAGTACCGTCGCTGTGGGAGAGATTGTGTCTATTGACCCCACTGCTGCTCTGGTAAGTCACTGTTACTTTGCTGAATGCTACGAAAATCAACTTGGTGATATAATTTctcattattattaactttagcTGGTTTTATTTACTACATTATATCTTGTCTTACAACAAGGTATAGATTTAATTTCAAGTTTTTCTTTTAGGAAATGGAAGGTGTAATAGCATTCTATTCCGCCAAAGATATCCCTGGAGAAAACACATTCACACCAGACAATGTGCCGCTTTACTCTTACAACGAGGAAGTTCTGTGCAGCGGCGCAGTCAAGTACTACCATCAGCCCATCGGCATCATAGTCGCCAAAACCCAAGCCATAGCTGACGAAGCAGCTGTGCTAGTCACggctaaatataaaaacgtcAAGGCCGCAGTTGTAGATTTAGAAGTCGCAAAAAATGATTCTAATAGGTCTAAGTTGTATAAAGCAGCTGAGGCAACAGAAAAAGGCACTGATGTGGCAAAGGTGGTTAGTCACAGCACCACTTTGTACGGACAATACCAGTTCCCTATAGAGACCATAGCGTGTGTCACCAAGCCGACTGAAGAAGGACTAGAAGTCAATGTTTGTACGCAGTGGGTTAACGGAGTCCAGCTTGTAGTTTCTCGAGCCTTGAACATGGAAGAGAGCAGGTAAAGtattttcatacatacatacattcttTTTTAAAAGTCGTGCATCATACGATGTGCgtcataatagttttaattaataaatatttttttaataatataaaaaattatcaaatttctACTGCATCAAACCAATAACTTTAGATTCTACTTTGCAAAATAACTCTGCCCTGGAAATTCATTAGCAGTACATTTCACTTTTAGAATTGACGTGAATGTCCGTCGTGTGGGAGGTTCCTACGGTCTGAAGTTGTCTCGCAGTGGTCTCGCTGCTGTAGCCTGCAGTCTTGTCTCCGTCAAACTAAATCGACCATGCAGAATTGTCCAGCCTTTATCTATTAATATGAAGGCTTATGGAAAGAGATGTCCAAGTCTTACTCAATACGAGGTTAGTATGTAAAACGtatatacttgttttttttttaaagactaCTAGGTTTTAGTAAATCTAGTAATAGGTTTTTACgaaatctacatacctgagaattctttataagaatttcgaggggtAAAGTCTATCAACTtatactaggccagcgtggtagactaagggtTAAACCCCTTttattagtagaggaggcccgtacgcAACaaggacagtaaataatatagggctggtaCTATTAtactactattaaaattattgtattgtttttttttttctaacgaATCTATTCCTTTTAAAGTTGTCAGTAAACAGCACGGGCGTCATCCAACACGCAGATATGAAAGTCTATGAAGACAACGGATACGCTGTTAACGAGGACTTCTATGCTCTTTGCTTGGACGCCATCAACAACTGCTACAACGAAAAGAGGATGACGTACAAATGCTACAATGTGTTAACTGACACCCCTAAGAATACATGGTGCAGGTCTCCAggtaaaaaaaacttctttcTGCACTAAAAGATTGCATGTATTTACCACTGTGAAtcgtttttattatagatatacgtaattaattattttacattcctTGAACGACGTTTTCCAGGAACACTCGAGCTGATCAGCAATACAGAATTAATGATGGATCGGATTGCTTACGAACTTGATTTAGATCCCATTGAAGTGCGTCTTGCCAACATAGACACAACAAATCATAGCACTGTTAAGGAAGTCTATGAAACATTAAGGAACAGGCTGAGTACGACAAGAGGCGCGAAGAGGTTGACACCTTCAATGCTAACAACAGATGGAAGAAGCGCGGTTTGAGATTCAGTTTCATGAGATGGACTCCCATCACTGCCGGTATCATGGAGGTCTCCGTATCCATCTTCCACGGTGACGGTTCCGTATCTATTCAACACGGTGGTGTTGAAATGGGACAAGGCATCAACACTAAAGCCGCTCAAATTTGCGCTCACATCTTGGGCGTGCCATTAGATAAAATCCAGGTGAAAACATGCAACTCAAACGTATCCCCTAACTGTTTCCCAACCGGTGGGAGTGTTGCCTCCGAGAACGTGTGTATTGCAGTTGAAACGTGCTGCAAAGAACTCCTGCAGAGGATGGAACCGGTTAAGGGTACATTAACTGATCCGACGTGGGAGGAATGGGTGCAGGCTTCGTTCATGGCAAATGTTCAACTTCATGCCCTCGGAGTTTTCTCGGCAAACAACTTCCAACAGTATAATGTTTACGGAGCGTGTCTCGCTGAAGTTGAAATCGATGTGTTGACCGGCGAGCTGGAAGTAAGGAGAGTCGATCTGATTGAAGATGCTGGACGAAGTGTCAGCCCTGAAATTGATATTGGACAggtaaataattctaaaatatctaaatagtTTTTCGATTATTCTTAAATAGGAGGAATGTTTAATTTGAATCTTTGAATGATTCATAGTTATTGCTGGCGGTGGTAGCTGTTATCATAGATCATCTTAACACAATATTAACttacagttattttataaataacgagCTTTTAACCCctcgtataaaattaattgctacataaaataaataaaacctaccACTTTATGTGTCTAAAAgaagaatacataatatttttcctttactaGAACAATTTTGGTATTTGATCAGGTGGAAGGAGCATTTATCATGGCCCTCGGTTACTGGACATGCGAAGAGTTGATGTATGGATCTTCAGGAGACTTGATCACTAATAGGACATGGACCTACCACGTGCCTCAGGCCAGGGACATCCCACAAATCTTCAACGTTTCCTTCAGGACCAACTCTTACAGCAATGACGCTGCATTCGGATCTAAATGTGAGTGGGATTGTTATTGATGATTAATAATCGTGTTAATTGTGGTTACGAATACGATATAAGACTAAATACTGATTctctttaattgtttttataaatagatgtttTCTTGCTCTCTTCGCCAAATTGTTAACGAACTTAGGTTtgattttattctagaaaaaagTTCTCGTGGTATTCGGTAAAGGACTTCATTTCGCATACAAGTCATAGTGTTATATTATATGCATACTGCTCAGGTGTTGGAGAACCGCCAGCTTGCATGGCAGTTGCAGTACCTCTCGCCATCAGGGAGGCGTTGGTGGCGGCCCGGAAAGAAAACGGCATCGACAGCAAAAAGTGGTTTGAAATTAGTAAGTTTCATGATCTTTCGTTTTTTGCGTCTAGtagtgatttttttgtattcgttatgttcgacagtcgacatactGTTATTTTAgatctatatttattaacagcTGTGCTAGTATTGGTCCAcgaattttattagtaataatgtGGGTCTtcgtatatgttttatttttatgtccatTCGctggaattttatgaaataataaggATGCATTTTGTAACTAGCCCAATGTTGTATTGACTTCTATCTAGAGTACGATGAGAAGGATAATATTTAATGTCTGTTTCTGTATTACAGAGGGACCATACAGCGTCGCCCATATCGGCAGCATGACTGAAACCACCACCGAGAATCTCGTCTTCTATTGATCTATTCTCAACTTCAAACTTCACGCGCGACAAAACGGACTTTTATTGATTATATCTTTTGTTAGCCTGAAAGCGCACGGGCTGTTTCTGAGTTGCGGTGAAATAACCGCTTGATAGGTGCACGTGCTTCGTGGAAATTCCGTCCATGCGCGTTTACTTCCATCATCTTATACACAAGCGATTATTTGACCGCTAGCTAATTTACCGCCCGTGTGCGCTTAGGTTTAGGTATCTTTGGTGGTGCTTGTATAACCACGTTTGCACATTTGGTATACTGACCACCTATCCTACGTTATGGTCTTTTATATAAGAGTAAACT
The nucleotide sequence above comes from Manduca sexta isolate Smith_Timp_Sample1 chromosome 11, JHU_Msex_v1.0, whole genome shotgun sequence. Encoded proteins:
- the LOC115451584 gene encoding LOW QUALITY PROTEIN: xanthine dehydrogenase 1 (The sequence of the model RefSeq protein was modified relative to this genomic sequence to represent the inferred CDS: inserted 1 base in 1 codon); its protein translation is MDRIKFKVNGEEVSVGCEVPSNLMLVDYLRNTLELRGTKYMCKEAGCGACVVSAVKTSGGTPQSVNSCVVPVLSCKGWDITTIEGVGNRRIGYHSLQKTLASSNGTQCGYCSPGWIMSMYSLLESKCELSMLEVENSFGSNICRCTGYRPIMDAFKKYANDSSASVTEIANLHICDKNGSGCCKNSCNDDDWCLVKQEEASGTIALTLVDGTKWYCVNTVSEVFEILTKEGTNSYFLAAGSTSKVPYPLTENPKVVIDINNVSELKGYKVDQNLVIGAGNSLTEMMEIFDTVSSYENFSYLKKLHKHMDYVAHIPVRNVGSIAGNLCIKHTYNQFSSDVYLIFAMAGAQLTIQSMYLGKEVVTMEKFLKTSMEGKVILNVMLPPLSDEYLIETYKVMSRFQAVHAIVNAAFLYKLTSDNIVSETRILYGSITTDFNRAYETEKYLIGKSLFTNETLQGALAVLDGELKPTESPPEPSADLRKKLAMRLFYKSLLSLCPSTTLHPRYLSGATKLRDSRPVSQAMQKYDTDKSLYPLNEPIMKIEAMIQCSGEAQYTDDIPRFHNEVYASLVLSTVAVGEIVSIDPTAALEMEGVIAFYSAKDIPGENTFTPDNVPLYSYNEEVLCSGAVKYYHQPIGIIVAKTQAIADEAAVLVTAKYKNVKAAVVDLEVAKNDSNRSKLYKAAEATEKGTDVAKVVSHSTTLYGQYQFPIETIACVTKPTEEGLEVNVCTQWVNGVQLVVSRALNMEESRIDVNVRRVGGSYGLKLSRSGLAAVACSLVSVKLNRPCRIVQPLSINMKAYGKRCPSLTQYELSVNSTGVIQHADMKVYEDNGYAVNEDFYALCLDAINNCYNEKRMTYKCYNVLTDTPKNTWCRSPGTLELISNTELMMDRIAYELDLDPIEVRLANIDTTNHSTVKEVYETXKEQAEYDKRREEVDTFNANNRWKKRGLRFSFMRWTPITAGIMEVSVSIFHGDGSVSIQHGGVEMGQGINTKAAQICAHILGVPLDKIQVKTCNSNVSPNCFPTGGSVASENVCIAVETCCKELLQRMEPVKGTLTDPTWEEWVQASFMANVQLHALGVFSANNFQQYNVYGACLAEVEIDVLTGELEVRRVDLIEDAGRSVSPEIDIGQVEGAFIMALGYWTCEELMYGSSGDLITNRTWTYHVPQARDIPQIFNVSFRTNSYSNDAAFGSKCVGEPPACMAVAVPLAIREALVAARKENGIDSKKWFEIKGPYSVAHIGSMTETTTENLVFY